The following coding sequences are from one Candidatus Kinetoplastibacterium galatii TCC219 window:
- the rpmI gene encoding 50S ribosomal protein L35, whose product MPKMKTKRGAAKRFQFRSSGSIKRAQAFKRHILTKKNAKVKRQLRGSAAVHNSDVALVRAMMPYA is encoded by the coding sequence ATGCCTAAAATGAAAACTAAAAGAGGCGCAGCAAAACGTTTCCAGTTTCGCAGTAGCGGCTCCATAAAGAGGGCACAGGCTTTTAAGCGTCATATTCTTACAAAGAAAAATGCTAAAGTAAAGCGTCAGTTACGCGGATCTGCAGCGGTTCATAATTCAGACGTGGCCCTAGTTAGAGCCATGATGCCTTACGCTTAA
- the rplT gene encoding 50S ribosomal protein L20, whose amino-acid sequence MPRVKRGVTAHARHKKVIKAAKGYLGRRGNVFRVAKQAVMRAGQYAYRDRRNKKRTFRSLWITRINAAVREHNLNYSTFMAGLKRIMIEIDRKVLSDMAVNDKKGFSFLVQKVKDIL is encoded by the coding sequence ATGCCTCGCGTCAAACGTGGTGTTACTGCACACGCTCGTCATAAAAAAGTAATAAAGGCAGCTAAGGGTTACCTTGGTCGCCGTGGTAATGTCTTTAGAGTAGCTAAACAAGCAGTTATGCGTGCTGGACAATACGCATATCGTGATCGTAGAAATAAAAAACGTACATTTAGATCATTGTGGATTACCCGTATAAATGCAGCAGTAAGAGAACATAATCTAAATTACAGCACATTTATGGCTGGCCTAAAGAGAATCATGATAGAGATTGATCGTAAAGTTTTATCAGATATGGCTGTAAACGATAAAAAAGGGTTTTCTTTCTTGGTTCAGAAGGTAAAAGATATTTTATAA
- a CDS encoding MerR family transcriptional regulator → MMPGNLPSIPLKPYYTVREVLDLCGIEQHVLRYWDREFMPSKSGNKKFNRRYYNRSELFLIRRIRDLLYNKGFTIHRVKNLLSKVKDCSYYNLNYAVSLTGSELNILNKEIEGIICLLKDTIIDSE, encoded by the coding sequence ATGATGCCAGGAAATTTACCATCTATTCCTTTAAAACCTTATTATACGGTAAGGGAAGTTTTAGATTTATGTGGAATTGAACAACATGTTCTAAGGTACTGGGATAGAGAGTTTATGCCATCTAAATCAGGAAATAAAAAATTTAATCGAAGATATTATAATAGGAGTGAATTATTCTTGATAAGACGCATCAGAGATCTACTTTATAATAAAGGATTTACTATTCATAGAGTAAAGAATTTACTATCCAAAGTGAAAGACTGTTCTTATTATAATTTAAACTATGCTGTGAGTTTAACTGGTTCTGAATTAAATATATTGAATAAAGAAATAGAGGGTATTATTTGTTTATTAAAAGATACAATTATAGATTCTGAATAG
- a CDS encoding 2-oxo acid dehydrogenase subunit E2: MSEVIQFNMPDIGDSKDFEVIEVMVSVGDKVCIEQGLITVESEKASMEVPSNIEGIVKSIIVKVGDKISENSPILSLEVESSKNLKTSSDNFINVNDLHKSSTQITNNINLNHDNAINKQISSFENNKNTISYASPSVRKLARDLKIDISNVIGSGKKGRILHEDINNIIRDKFDKESTNNISSTSFNVPKVDISKFGDFNIKPLSRIKKISASRLHSNWVSIPHVTNNDEADITDLELFRKKINQENCNNGCATKITLLPFIVKAVVASLKKFQDMNSSLDGDNIILKNYYNVGIAVDTDHGLVVPVIRDADKKGLLEISSDITSLSKKARNGTLLPAEMQGGCFSISSLGGIGGTSFTPIINAPEVAILGVSKAFIKPIWDGNQFIPKLIMPISLSYDHRVVDGALAARFNVYLCSLLNDFRRVFL, translated from the coding sequence ATGAGTGAAGTTATACAATTTAATATGCCAGATATTGGCGATTCTAAAGATTTTGAGGTAATAGAGGTAATGGTTTCAGTCGGGGACAAAGTCTGTATAGAACAGGGTTTGATCACTGTTGAATCAGAAAAAGCCTCAATGGAGGTTCCTTCTAATATAGAAGGTATAGTTAAATCTATTATTGTTAAGGTTGGTGATAAAATATCAGAGAATTCTCCCATTTTATCATTGGAAGTAGAGTCTAGTAAAAATTTAAAAACTTCTAGTGATAATTTTATTAATGTAAATGATCTACATAAATCCTCAACGCAAATCACCAATAATATTAATCTCAATCATGATAATGCTATAAATAAGCAGATAAGTTCATTTGAAAATAATAAAAATACTATTAGTTACGCCTCTCCCTCTGTTAGAAAACTAGCTAGAGATTTGAAGATAGATATTTCTAATGTTATTGGCTCGGGGAAGAAAGGCAGGATTCTACATGAAGATATTAATAACATCATAAGAGACAAATTTGATAAAGAGAGTACTAATAATATCTCATCAACAAGTTTTAATGTACCTAAAGTTGATATTTCAAAGTTCGGTGATTTTAATATTAAGCCATTGAGTCGTATTAAAAAAATATCTGCATCAAGATTACATAGTAATTGGGTTAGCATACCGCACGTTACTAATAATGATGAAGCCGATATAACTGATCTAGAATTATTTCGCAAGAAAATAAACCAGGAAAATTGTAATAATGGTTGTGCTACAAAGATTACGTTGCTTCCATTTATAGTAAAAGCTGTTGTAGCTTCATTGAAAAAATTCCAAGATATGAATTCTTCTCTGGATGGAGATAATATTATATTAAAAAATTACTATAATGTAGGTATAGCAGTTGATACTGATCATGGATTAGTAGTTCCTGTAATTCGCGATGCCGATAAAAAAGGCTTGCTTGAGATATCTTCAGATATCACATCATTATCAAAAAAAGCCCGTAATGGGACATTATTGCCTGCAGAAATGCAGGGAGGGTGTTTTTCTATCTCTTCGCTGGGTGGGATTGGTGGCACTTCATTTACTCCAATAATTAATGCACCTGAAGTAGCTATACTTGGTGTCTCGAAAGCCTTTATTAAGCCAATATGGGATGGAAATCAGTTTATTCCAAAGTTAATAATGCCAATATCATTATCCTATGATCACAGAGTTGTTGATGGAGCGCTGGCTGCTAGATTTAATGTTTATTTATGCAGTCTTCTGAACGATTTTCGTCGTGTATTTTTGTAA
- the pheS gene encoding phenylalanine--tRNA ligase subunit alpha, which yields MNLSLDNIIKQAEDAFESAKDSSSLDKAKAHFLGKNGVFASLFKEISTVSSENRKNYGAIINSAKKKVEFLLSQCRDRLLNKELELRLSSEAIDVTLPGRGFGTGSIHPIMRSWERVERIFHSIGFDIVDGPEIENDWNNFTALNSPLGHPARSMQDTFYIDLKDKNNLQLLLRTHTSPMQVRHSSINKPPIKIISPGKTYRVDSDSTHSPMFHQVEGLWIDKNISFSDLKGVYTSFLKCFFEDDDLKIRFRPSFFPFTEPSAEIDMMFNTGANRGKWLEISGSGQVHPNVIRNFGLDPEYYMGFAFGSGLERLTMLRYGISDLRCFYENDLRFLRQIRY from the coding sequence ATGAATTTATCACTAGATAATATTATTAAACAGGCTGAGGATGCATTTGAATCTGCTAAAGATTCTAGTAGCCTAGATAAGGCTAAAGCTCATTTCTTGGGAAAGAATGGTGTTTTTGCTTCTTTGTTTAAGGAGATTAGTACCGTAAGTTCAGAGAATAGAAAAAATTATGGCGCTATTATAAATTCTGCTAAAAAGAAGGTAGAATTTTTGCTTTCTCAGTGTCGGGACAGATTACTAAATAAAGAATTAGAACTTCGTTTATCTTCTGAGGCTATTGACGTTACATTGCCAGGCAGAGGCTTTGGCACTGGTTCTATACACCCTATAATGCGCAGCTGGGAAAGAGTTGAGAGAATATTCCATTCAATAGGTTTTGATATTGTTGATGGTCCAGAGATAGAGAATGATTGGAATAATTTTACAGCATTAAACAGTCCACTAGGACACCCAGCACGTTCAATGCAAGATACTTTTTACATAGACTTGAAAGACAAAAATAATTTACAGCTTCTTTTGCGAACCCATACAAGTCCTATGCAAGTCAGACATTCTAGCATTAATAAGCCTCCAATAAAGATTATATCACCTGGTAAAACATATAGGGTAGACAGTGATTCCACCCATTCGCCTATGTTTCATCAAGTAGAGGGATTATGGATAGATAAAAACATATCATTCTCTGATCTCAAGGGTGTTTATACTAGTTTTTTAAAATGTTTTTTTGAGGATGATGATTTGAAAATAAGATTTCGTCCTTCGTTCTTTCCATTCACCGAGCCATCAGCAGAAATAGATATGATGTTTAATACCGGAGCTAATCGTGGAAAATGGTTAGAGATATCAGGTTCTGGGCAGGTTCATCCAAATGTAATTCGTAATTTTGGCTTAGACCCTGAATATTATATGGGTTTTGCATTTGGTTCTGGTTTGGAACGTCTTACAATGTTGCGCTACGGTATTAGTGATTTACGTTGTTTTTATGAAAATGATCTACGTTTTTTGCGTCAAATTAGATATTAA
- the folD gene encoding bifunctional methylenetetrahydrofolate dehydrogenase/methenyltetrahydrofolate cyclohydrolase FolD, translated as METKIIDGLALSKQVYVDLKNRIRKLKNIGITPGLAVILVGESSASQIYVRNKVKACEKIGIISKQENYQENIVESELLNHIYRLNKDTSINGILVQLPLPKHIDTHKVIEAIDHNKDVDGFNVINAGLLMTGNPLFCPCTPYGIMQILKNENINIRGSEAVIVGASNIVGKPIAMLMLQAGATVTICNSKTKDLKSHTKRADILIVAVGKPGMINGSMIKPGAVLIDVGINRGLDNKICGDIDLPSVKDIAGYITPVPGGVGPMTIAMLLTNTVESAERSIKDQ; from the coding sequence ATGGAAACTAAAATCATAGATGGTCTTGCATTATCAAAACAAGTATATGTTGATCTAAAAAACAGAATAAGAAAACTAAAAAACATTGGAATAACACCAGGTCTAGCTGTAATACTTGTTGGCGAGAGCAGTGCCTCTCAAATATACGTTAGAAACAAAGTTAAGGCGTGCGAAAAAATTGGAATAATATCCAAACAAGAAAATTACCAAGAGAATATAGTAGAGAGCGAATTGCTAAATCATATTTACAGACTAAACAAGGACACTAGTATAAATGGAATTTTAGTGCAACTACCACTACCAAAACATATTGATACTCACAAAGTAATAGAAGCAATAGATCATAATAAAGATGTAGATGGGTTTAATGTTATAAATGCAGGACTATTGATGACAGGTAATCCATTATTTTGTCCATGTACTCCGTATGGGATAATGCAGATCCTAAAAAATGAGAATATTAATATACGAGGATCAGAAGCTGTTATAGTCGGGGCAAGCAATATAGTAGGGAAACCTATAGCAATGCTTATGCTTCAAGCAGGAGCAACGGTAACAATATGTAATTCAAAAACAAAAGACCTTAAATCACATACCAAGAGGGCTGACATACTTATAGTAGCTGTTGGAAAACCAGGAATGATAAATGGATCAATGATTAAACCTGGAGCTGTATTAATAGATGTTGGCATCAATCGAGGCTTAGATAATAAGATATGCGGAGATATAGACCTTCCATCAGTCAAAGACATTGCTGGCTATATTACTCCAGTTCCAGGAGGAGTTGGGCCCATGACAATAGCAATGCTTTTAACAAATACCGTTGAATCTGCAGAGAGATCGATTAAGGACCAATAA
- the aceE gene encoding pyruvate dehydrogenase (acetyl-transferring), homodimeric type, with product MSSLYQNSDKTEDDNDQERKEWLESLEAVLNNKGPEQARNLIDSLVEKLRSLGIKTPISFNTDYVNTIPVHLQSIHPGNLKIESRINAYIRWNAMAMVVKANCHNPEDGGSLGGHISSFASLATMIACGYNHFWKSDNAEKCGDLVYFQGHSSPGIYSRAYLEGFLSEHHLDNFRQEVDGNGLPSYPHPRLMPDFWQFPTVSVGLSPIMAIYQARFLKYLHARGILDTSDRKVWVFCGDGEMDEPESLGAISLASRENLDNLIFVVNCNLQRLDGPVRGNGKIIQELERIFVGAGWNVIKLIWGGYWDSLLDNDKDGILRKVMQETVDGEYQAYKANDGKFVRENFFGKHPKLLEAVSHMSDSEIWRLNRGGHDPNKVYAAFNAAYKHLGQPSIILAKTIKGYGVGHFSQSRNATHQHKKLDLESIREFRDRFGIPVPDEKLADLPYFRPPEDSPEMKYMRDHRQALGGYIPRRRQKSDDIPKIPSLETFRPVLDPTSNGREISTTQAFVRILNSILRSKDIGPRVVPILADESRTFGMEGLFRQLGIYTPGGQKYEPVDKDQVMYYRETSDGQLLQEGINEAGAMSSWIAAATSYSTNNYAMIPFFIYYSMFGFQRVCDLAWAAADMKARGFLLGGTSGRTTLNGEGLQHEDGHSHIISSTIPSCISYDPTFAHELAVIIHNGLKRMVENQEDIYYYITLMNENYQQPGLIDGDEDGILKGMYKFRSVGSSKHRVQLLGSGSILRESIAAQDLLESEWGVSSDVWSVTSFTELRRNGLDVERYNLLQKSLDSHKIPYVTEKLLDSSGPIIASTDYMKSFADQIRSFIPKGRDYYVLGTDGFGRSDFRFKLRDYFEIDRHYIVLSALKALAYNGEIGSDIPSKAIVKYGINPDKINPHRV from the coding sequence ATGTCCTCTTTGTATCAAAATTCAGATAAAACAGAAGACGATAATGATCAAGAACGGAAAGAGTGGTTAGAATCATTAGAAGCTGTTTTGAATAATAAGGGGCCAGAACAAGCTCGTAATTTAATAGATAGTTTAGTTGAAAAATTACGTAGTCTCGGTATAAAAACACCAATTTCATTTAATACTGACTATGTCAATACAATACCAGTTCATTTACAGTCTATTCATCCTGGCAATTTAAAAATAGAGTCTAGAATAAATGCTTATATACGTTGGAATGCTATGGCAATGGTTGTTAAAGCAAATTGTCATAATCCAGAAGACGGTGGTAGTTTGGGTGGACATATATCATCGTTTGCTTCTTTAGCAACTATGATTGCTTGCGGATATAATCATTTCTGGAAATCTGATAACGCAGAAAAATGCGGTGATTTAGTTTATTTCCAAGGACACTCTTCTCCTGGTATATACAGTAGAGCTTATTTGGAAGGATTCTTATCCGAGCACCATCTGGATAATTTTCGTCAAGAAGTTGATGGGAATGGCCTCCCATCATATCCTCATCCTAGATTAATGCCAGATTTTTGGCAATTTCCTACAGTTTCTGTAGGCTTAAGTCCAATTATGGCAATATACCAAGCTCGATTCCTGAAATATTTGCATGCCAGAGGTATTCTTGATACCAGTGATAGAAAAGTTTGGGTTTTTTGTGGCGATGGGGAAATGGATGAACCAGAATCTTTAGGAGCTATTTCTTTAGCATCGAGAGAGAATCTAGATAATTTAATTTTTGTAGTAAATTGTAACCTTCAACGTTTAGATGGACCAGTACGTGGTAATGGAAAAATAATTCAAGAACTAGAAAGAATATTTGTCGGTGCAGGATGGAATGTTATAAAACTGATTTGGGGTGGATATTGGGATTCTTTATTAGATAATGATAAAGACGGGATACTTAGAAAAGTAATGCAAGAAACTGTTGATGGGGAGTATCAGGCTTATAAAGCCAATGATGGTAAGTTTGTAAGAGAGAATTTTTTTGGAAAGCATCCGAAATTATTAGAAGCTGTTTCACATATGAGTGATAGTGAAATATGGAGATTAAACAGAGGAGGACATGATCCTAATAAAGTTTATGCCGCTTTTAATGCTGCTTACAAACATTTAGGACAGCCTAGCATAATACTAGCTAAAACTATAAAAGGATACGGAGTAGGTCACTTCAGTCAGTCTAGAAATGCAACTCATCAGCATAAAAAGTTGGATTTAGAATCTATACGTGAATTTAGAGATCGTTTTGGTATTCCTGTGCCTGATGAAAAATTAGCAGATTTACCATACTTCAGGCCACCAGAAGATTCTCCCGAAATGAAATATATGAGAGATCATCGTCAAGCTCTTGGCGGTTATATTCCGCGCAGACGTCAAAAATCTGATGATATCCCAAAAATCCCATCTCTAGAAACTTTTAGACCTGTACTTGATCCTACTTCTAATGGTCGTGAGATATCAACCACTCAAGCTTTTGTTCGTATTTTGAATAGCATATTACGTAGTAAAGATATAGGACCAAGAGTTGTTCCTATATTAGCGGATGAATCTAGAACATTTGGGATGGAAGGTTTATTTAGACAGCTAGGAATATATACACCTGGTGGTCAAAAATACGAACCAGTTGATAAAGATCAAGTTATGTATTATCGAGAAACTAGTGATGGACAGCTTCTGCAGGAAGGTATTAATGAGGCAGGAGCAATGAGTTCTTGGATTGCTGCTGCTACTTCATATTCTACAAATAATTACGCAATGATTCCGTTCTTTATTTACTATTCTATGTTTGGATTTCAGAGAGTTTGTGATTTAGCATGGGCGGCTGCAGATATGAAGGCAAGAGGATTTTTACTAGGAGGAACCTCTGGTAGAACTACCCTTAATGGGGAAGGGTTGCAGCATGAAGATGGCCATAGTCATATAATATCATCCACAATACCAAGCTGTATATCATACGATCCTACTTTCGCGCATGAATTAGCTGTTATTATTCACAATGGTCTAAAGCGCATGGTAGAGAATCAGGAGGATATATACTACTACATCACCCTAATGAATGAGAATTACCAGCAACCAGGTTTGATCGATGGTGATGAGGATGGTATATTGAAAGGAATGTATAAGTTCCGATCAGTAGGATCTTCTAAACATAGAGTTCAATTGCTAGGATCAGGTTCTATATTAAGAGAATCTATTGCTGCTCAAGATTTACTAGAATCAGAGTGGGGTGTTTCTTCTGATGTTTGGAGTGTAACTAGTTTTACAGAATTAAGACGTAATGGTTTAGATGTAGAACGTTATAATTTATTACAAAAATCACTAGATTCTCATAAAATTCCTTACGTGACAGAAAAACTTTTAGATTCATCAGGTCCTATTATAGCCTCTACAGATTATATGAAATCTTTTGCCGATCAAATAAGATCATTTATTCCTAAAGGTAGAGATTATTACGTGCTTGGTACTGATGGTTTTGGTAGATCAGATTTCCGCTTTAAATTGAGAGATTATTTTGAAATTGATCGCCACTATATTGTTCTAAGCGCTTTAAAAGCATTAGCTTATAATGGAGAAATAGGATCTGATATACCAAGTAAGGCTATTGTGAAATATGGTATTAATCCTGATAAAATTAATCCTCATAGGGTCTAG
- a CDS encoding integration host factor subunit alpha — protein sequence MSEFNTLTKAKLVDLLFEGTGLTKRDSRFIVDFFFNEMVRFLSNGYNVKLSGFGNFNLLDKPQRPGRNPKTGKEFNISARRVVSFRASNKLKKNINHKNGL from the coding sequence GTGTCAGAATTTAACACTTTAACTAAAGCCAAACTAGTTGATTTACTATTTGAGGGAACGGGATTAACAAAGCGTGATTCAAGATTTATAGTAGATTTTTTTTTTAATGAAATGGTTAGATTTCTATCTAATGGATACAATGTCAAATTATCAGGTTTTGGTAATTTCAACTTATTGGACAAACCGCAACGTCCTGGAAGAAACCCAAAAACTGGTAAAGAATTCAATATTTCTGCTCGCAGGGTCGTGTCTTTTCGCGCTAGCAATAAGTTAAAGAAAAATATAAATCATAAAAATGGATTATAG
- the pheT gene encoding phenylalanine--tRNA ligase subunit beta produces the protein MQFPESWLRSIVNPDITSNDLAEKLTMNGLEVESISHSAKTFSNKVISVKILDLIDLSENHDDFYIYKVDCGSSYGICYAICHVSSVRSGMVVPMFYIDSDSPIFNRYKPLSLDIKFNGIISSSEEVGVFDNVDGLLTLDKNFVPGVDLNNILNIDNIFTIKLTPNRADCLSILGLAREVSAITNASINIPKYKSISESIDDFLPVNISSDGLCGHYSGRVIRNVDSNVDTPAWIRARLENSGQKSVSVLVDISNYLMLEFGIPSHIYDLDSINGGLNIRWSKNGESINLIDGKNIILDEKIGVVSDNDGPICLAGIMGNKNTSIRRDTKNIFLESAFWFPNAISGKSRSYKINSESAYRFERGIDYSRVLDFLHTLTGLIVEICGGVVGPVSSIIKEIPSRDPVEMRLSRCRIVLGININCEEICIIFTKLGFDFKECNDVFTVNPPSYRFDISIEEDLIEEVARMYGYENIPTSPPLASVKMLPAPEGKLDRHYFSHLMVDRGYQEVINYSFVDSEWERVYCNNLDPIKILNPISSHLSVMRSSLIAGIVNNIIHNANRQLTRARVFEIGRVFFRDDSVSDSHENIKGIRQSVFLAGAVWGSVFEEQWGLKKRLVDFYDVKSDVESLFGNIYLDIEFKKSFHNALHPGRSASLVLKDSSVIGWIGEINPQITFDAGLVTPPIVFEIDLKYLMKRKLPCFKQYSRQPVVTRDLSIWLDYAIEFRSIKDEIDKLIETNDDISIIKDFIVFDIWNDVKDPAKKQKSITMRFYMQDVSTLDEARISLCMSLILNKLIQVFNVSQRA, from the coding sequence ATGCAATTTCCAGAATCATGGCTACGATCTATAGTTAATCCTGATATTACAAGCAATGATCTAGCTGAAAAACTAACAATGAATGGTCTAGAGGTTGAGAGTATATCTCACTCTGCAAAGACTTTCTCAAACAAAGTTATATCTGTTAAAATATTAGATCTGATTGATTTGTCAGAGAATCATGATGATTTCTATATATATAAAGTAGATTGTGGCTCTTCATATGGCATTTGTTATGCTATTTGTCATGTTTCTTCAGTTAGATCTGGAATGGTTGTTCCTATGTTTTACATAGATTCAGATTCTCCTATTTTCAATAGATATAAACCCCTATCGCTTGATATAAAGTTTAATGGAATTATATCTTCTTCTGAGGAGGTAGGGGTTTTTGATAATGTTGACGGCCTACTGACACTGGATAAAAATTTTGTTCCAGGGGTTGATCTAAATAACATACTAAATATAGATAATATATTTACAATAAAATTAACTCCCAATAGAGCTGATTGCCTTTCTATTCTTGGTTTGGCTAGAGAGGTCTCTGCTATAACTAATGCTAGTATTAATATACCGAAATATAAATCTATATCAGAATCTATAGATGATTTTTTGCCAGTCAATATATCTTCTGACGGATTATGTGGACATTACTCAGGTAGAGTAATACGCAATGTAGATTCGAATGTGGATACTCCTGCTTGGATAAGAGCTAGGCTAGAAAATTCCGGACAGAAAAGTGTCTCTGTATTAGTAGATATATCTAATTACTTAATGCTAGAATTTGGAATACCATCCCACATCTATGATCTAGATTCTATAAATGGCGGTTTAAATATTCGCTGGTCTAAAAATGGCGAGAGCATAAATCTAATAGACGGTAAGAATATAATTCTTGATGAGAAAATAGGTGTTGTGAGTGATAATGATGGCCCTATCTGTTTAGCAGGAATAATGGGTAATAAAAATACATCTATTCGCAGAGATACTAAGAACATCTTTCTTGAATCTGCTTTTTGGTTTCCTAATGCTATTTCAGGGAAATCCAGATCATATAAAATAAACTCTGAATCAGCATATAGATTTGAACGTGGTATTGATTATTCTAGGGTATTAGATTTTCTTCACACTTTAACTGGTCTAATAGTAGAAATTTGCGGTGGTGTCGTTGGTCCCGTTTCTAGTATTATTAAAGAGATTCCTAGCAGAGATCCTGTGGAGATGAGATTATCTCGTTGTAGGATAGTGCTGGGTATAAATATAAATTGCGAAGAAATTTGCATTATATTTACAAAATTAGGTTTTGACTTCAAGGAATGTAATGATGTTTTTACCGTAAATCCTCCTTCTTATAGATTTGACATTTCAATAGAAGAAGATTTGATTGAGGAGGTAGCAAGAATGTATGGTTATGAAAACATACCAACTTCTCCTCCATTAGCCTCTGTAAAAATGCTACCTGCTCCTGAAGGAAAACTAGATAGACATTATTTTAGCCATTTAATGGTTGATAGAGGTTATCAAGAAGTTATAAATTACAGCTTTGTGGATTCTGAGTGGGAGCGTGTTTACTGTAATAATCTAGATCCGATAAAGATACTTAATCCAATATCTAGCCACTTATCTGTTATGAGATCTAGTTTAATTGCTGGAATAGTTAACAATATAATACACAATGCTAATAGACAATTAACTCGTGCTAGGGTTTTTGAGATAGGTAGAGTTTTTTTTAGAGATGATTCTGTAAGTGATAGTCATGAAAACATAAAAGGAATTCGTCAATCAGTATTTCTAGCTGGTGCTGTTTGGGGTTCTGTTTTTGAAGAACAGTGGGGATTAAAGAAAAGATTAGTTGATTTCTATGATGTTAAGTCTGATGTTGAGTCCTTATTTGGAAATATATATTTAGATATAGAATTTAAGAAATCTTTTCATAATGCATTACATCCTGGTCGTAGTGCTAGTTTAGTTCTAAAAGATAGTAGCGTTATTGGTTGGATTGGAGAGATAAATCCTCAAATAACTTTTGATGCTGGCTTGGTAACTCCTCCTATTGTTTTTGAGATTGATTTGAAATATTTGATGAAAAGAAAGTTACCTTGTTTTAAACAATATTCTAGGCAGCCAGTGGTAACAAGAGATTTATCTATATGGCTGGATTACGCTATTGAATTCCGATCAATTAAAGATGAAATTGATAAGTTAATAGAAACTAATGATGATATTTCGATCATTAAAGATTTTATAGTATTCGATATATGGAACGATGTTAAAGATCCAGCCAAAAAACAAAAGAGTATTACCATGCGTTTTTATATGCAAGATGTGTCTACTTTAGATGAAGCAAGAATTTCTTTATGCATGAGTCTTATATTAAATAAGCTTATTCAGGTTTTTAATGTTAGCCAGCGTGCATAA